The nucleotide window GTCGCCTTACTACGCCCGAGGAATTCAGCGATGTAATTATCAAATCTGATCCGCAGGGACGAGTCACACGAGTTCGAGATATCGGTCGTGTCGAACTGGGCTCCGTAGACTACGGCTCTATAGCTTACGCCGATCGGTATCCTGCCGCTCCGTGGTTCGTCATTGCTACGCCTAATGCGAATGTAGTGCAGGTGGAGAGCGCGGTCTGGGACAAGATGGCTGAATTGAAGAAGCAGTTCCCGTCGGGAGTGGACTACATCAAGATTTACGACCCGACAACCTTCGTCGGACAGTCAATTAAGGAAGTCATCAAGACTATCGTTATCGCGATTCTCCTCGTAGTGGGTGTGGTCTATCTGTTTCTTCAGAGCTGGCGCAGCACGATCATCCCGGTGGTGGCTATTCCGGTGTCTTTGATTGGGACGTTCACGATCTTGGCACTCTTTGGTGCATCAATCAACAATTTATCTTTATTTGGACTGGTTCTGGCGGTGGGCATCGTGGTTGATGATGCCATCGTGGTGGTTGAAAACGTTGAACGGAACATGGCGCTCGGGATGACTCCCCGAGAGGCCGCACATCAGACGATGAATGAGGTGTCGACTGCACTTATCGCCATCGCATTAACGCTTTGCGCTGTATTTGGCCCAGCGGCATTGATGCCCGGGATCTCCGGCCTTTTTTTCAAACAGTTCGCTATCACCATCGCGGCATCAACTGTAATTTCATGCTTTGTCTCCCTCACCTTGAGCCCTGCGCTGTGCGCGATTCTGCTGAAAGAGCATCAGAAGGAAGAGAAGCCAGCGGGGGCGACGGCAATTCGCCGCTTCCACGACGCCATCTTCGGTAGGTTCAACGTGTCGTTCGAGTGGCTTTCCCATCGGTACGGTCAGCTTACTGGCCGTTTTGTCCGAGCTACGACCGTAATGTTGATCGTCTACGCCGGGTTGATTGCCGCAACAGCCTTTCAAATGTCCCGGATGCCGACCGGGTTCATACCAGACCAGGACATCGGCTATCAAGCCATCATTACGCTGCTGCCACCAGGTTCGAGCCTGGAGCGCACGGACGCAGTCGTTCGCGCAGTGACCGATATCGCTCTGAAAACGAAAGGCCTCAAACATACGTCCCCTGTGACCGGTTTTGACGTTACGACCGGCACCGTCGCGCCCAACGTTGGCACCATTTTTACAGCCCTGCCATCGCTATATGGAGAACACGTCAAGGGAGTGAACGCCGCAACCATGTTGGTCGCACTCCGTAAGCGTCTGTCTGTTATCAAAGACGCCGTCGTCATCGTAATAAATCCCCCTCCTGTTCAGGGTCTGGGGGCTGCTGGCGGCTTCAAACTGATGCTAGAGGACCGAGCCGGTCTCGGTCCGCAAGCGCTTGCGCAGGCAGCAAATACGTTGGTTGCGGCCGCCAACAAGGACAAGGCATTTGGGGGCGTATTCACGCTCTTCAACGCAGGTGCACCGTCCGTTTATGCAGATATCGATCGTCTGAAGGCTGAGAAAGTTGGACTCACGCCGTCGGACGTTTTTGCCGCAATGGAAGTCTATTTGGGCTCGCAGTATGTGAACGACTTCAACTATCTGGGCCGCACCTACCAAGTACGAGTTCAAGGTGACCAGGCATTCCGCAGAACGCCTGAAGATCTTGGACGGCTCAAGGCGCGTAACGTGGCTGGAGTGATGGTGCCCATCAGTACAGTCACGACCTTCAAGCAAAACACCATGCCCTACCGCATACCGCGGTACAACCTTTATCCAGCGGCCGAAGTCATGGGTTCAGCCGCATTGGGTGTATCTTCGGGTGAAGCGATCAAACGCATGGGAGAACTGGCCAATCAGGTGCTTCCGAACGGTATTGCGTTCGAATGGACTGATCTTGCGCACCAGCAGGAAGAACAAGCTCTTTCTCCGCTTGTGATCTTCGCTGCCTCGGCGATTTTCGTGTTCCTTGTGCTGGCCGCGCAGTACGAAAGCTGGAAAACCCCACTCGCGATTGTCATGATCGTACCAATGTGTCTTCTTGCGGCAGCAATCGGTCTTAACATCCGAGGTATGCCGATTGATATCCTGGCACAGATTGGGTTTGTAGTGCTCGTTGGACTCGCAGCGAAGAACGCAATTCTTATTGTTGAATTTGCAAGACAGCGCCAGGAAGAAGACGGGGTGGGCGCCGAGGAAGCGGCGACGCACGCCGCTCATGTACGGCTGCGCCCGATCCTGATGACCTCGTTCGCCTTTATTTTCGGTGTCGCACCGCTTGCCATAGCCAGCGGCGCCGGCGCAGAAATGCGGCAGTCGCTTGGGACGACGGTGTTTTTCGGCATGCTCGGTGTGACAATCTTCGGCTTGGCGTTCACTCCAGCGTTCTACGCCTTCGTTCGCAAACTCGGCCTACGGACTCCAATTTCCGCGCCTCAACGGTTGGGTACCGGAGACGTCAAATGAATCGCTTTGTCTCCAGAACGCCTAAAGCGATCATCAGCGGTTGGATTGTAAGCGCGGCCCTTGCTGGCTGCGCAGTCGGTCCGGACTACGTCGCTCCCAAGACGGAAATGACCCCTTTCCACAATAACGAAGCGGTGGCAAACCGGCAGACGACATTGCCCGCACCTAAACTTGACGCCTGGTGGACAGGATTCAATGATCCGATGCTGGAAAAGATTGTGAAGCGCGCCCTGAACCAGAATCTCGATCTTCAGGCGTCTATCGCGCGCGTCGCGCAATCTCGGGCAGCCGCACAAGCTGCCGGCGCGGCCCTGCTTCCGACGATTGAAGCTAACACCTCATACACGGCTGAGCACCAAAGTACGCAGAGTCCGCTTGGCACACTGGCGAGCGCTTTCCCCAATTATAGCCGAGACCAAAAGGAGTACGTTGCTGGTGCGACCGCTAGCTGGGAGATCGATCTGGCTGGCGGCCTGAGACGCGCGCATTCAGCGGCCCGCGATGAAGAGCAGGCAGCCGAAGCAAATCAACTTGGAACGCGTATCACGGTTGCTGCTGACGCTGCCGATGCATATCTCCAGATACGGGGCTTACAGATGCGCCTAGCAGTCGCGCAGAATCAGATCGAAACTGACGGGCATCTTCTCGAGCTCGTGCAAGCGCGCGTGCGGGCGGGCGCAGCCACTCCACGCGAAGTCGCGCAAGCCGAGGCGTTGCTTCGCCAGGCACGTGCAAGTATCCCACTCTTACGCATCGATCTGGAGGCGCAATTAAACCGTCTCGACGTCTTGATGGGTGCACAATCGGGAACGTATGCCGCCGAGCTCAGCACCAATGCCGGCGCGATTCCTGACATCCCAGCCATCGGCGCAAGCGACCAACCCATCGACGTTCTGCGCCGACGTCCAGACATCATTGCGGCGGAGCGTCATCTCGCGGCTACAAGCGAAGAAATTGGCGTAGCTATATCCGATTATTATCCGAAGATTTCGCTTTCGGGCGCGCTTGGATTTGACAGTATTACGAGTAATCACTTTCTCAGTGCGAAATCTTTCCAACCGATTGGCACCGGCGCACTCCAGTGGCGTTTGTTCGATTTCGGTAAGGTCGATGCTGATGTGAAGCAAGCACGTGGAGCAAACGCCGAAGCACTAGCGCAATTTAGGCAAGCGGCACTTAAAGCTACCGAGGACGTTGAGGATGCATTCATCACGCTCTCGCAAACGGAACTACGCGTACGAGAATTGGAACAGGAGGTATCGGCTCTAACCCGGGCGCGAGACCTGTCAGAAAAAGCTTACCGCGCGGGCTCGATCACGCTGACCGATGTGCTTGATGCCGACCGACAACTTCTTGGATCGCGCGACGATCTCGATGCGACACGAGCCGATGCAGCTAGAGCAGCTGTTCGGACTTTCCGCGCGTTGGGCGGTGGATGGGATGCGCCGGAGCAACTCGCCACAACAAATTAGGCCGTCAGTACCGCAAGATGAGCGGTCGTATACCGACAATCAAGCCTCATCTTGCCGGCTGAGCGCCTTAGCCCTTTAACCAAAATGTCCAACTGATTGGCGACGCAGACTCGCTAGGACTCGGCTCGGCGTAGATCGACTTATCGCCACCGTATCGATAGAGCGAGACAACTCGATTGACTGCAAACGCTTTGGTGTTGCGCTTCAGTTTTGAGCCCGCCAGGCGTCATCGGTATCTGGCTCGTAATGTTTTTGCAATTGGCTCGACCGCAAGCGGCTGAACGACGCTTTTAACCAGTAAAAGCCGCCCGCTGGCGAAAAATTCGGCGCAACGTAACGCCCAAGTTCATGAAATCGTGTTTCCAGCGAGAAGCACCAGGTAGTGCCCAGTGATCGCGTTAAATCAACTGAAACGTTGACTGCGAACTGCAGGAGGTAGCGGATGTTTTTCCGTGGAAAAAGACGGAGTGCTGGGCGTGTTATTGCCGCTAGACATTTTAGCCCAGGTTTGAATTTGCCCAACTGGATCTGGACTTTCAATCACGTCGTATCCGGCGCTGGTCAACCGATACTCTGCTGGCGTGGTGCATTCGGTCACCATCCCCATATCCTTAAGCAATGCCAAATGGAGTCTCACCTCGGACCAATTGTGCCCCTCTTTTTCGCCCGCGCCTTTCTCGATGTCCTTACAGCATTGCGTCGGCTTGTCATCGTCTTGCATGAAGGAAAGGATACTGATGAGAAGTTCGGTGTTTCTACGCATTTTGACCTCCACGAATAGTTCAAGCTTGATACAAGATATCAGTCCTGCGACAAAACAGCATCGAAACAAAGCGATCCGAAGCGGTGTACGGAATTCGCTCGACATCTACAGGAACGTGGCGAACAAATGTCACTTGATAGGGTTACACGGCAAGGAGGTTGCCGCGGGAAAGGCGTTTTTTGCGCGCAGCTTGTCCGCCCTCAATGCAATCTTAGCTACCTTCGCCTTTGGGTCTGCAACGGGCGCCTCAAACACGACCGCGTTTGATCGGAGTTCGTCAGTTGTATGTTGATCTTTCACTCACACCGGCATTGATGCTCGTTCGGTCCTAGCCACCTGCCCTTACGTAAACGCCGCCCTAAGCAATTCCTTAGATTAGCAGACCATTGACATCCCGGGTTAAATGAGCATCCGGGACGCAGGTGCAAACGGTGATCTGATGTAAGCGGCGGAGGTAAAATGAGGTCGGCCGAACATCGCGCCGGCAGCCGACCGACTCAAACTTACACGACATTCCTGCGCGCAGTCTCATCAATACCTAGCCTGGTTGGAAGCGGCTGAGGTTCGCCTTGACATATTCTCCCACAGTCACCGGGGCGCGTCCGGTTAGCCGCTGAACAACGTCGTTTGTTCCGGCAAACACACCCGCGTTGTAGTCGCGGTACACATTTACGATATGTTGAATGAAGTACGGTGTCATTCCGACCTGCGCGAGGCGTGCTTCGAATGCGTCGAAGCTTTCGTTCTCGTAGGTCATCTTCCGCCCAAGCGCTTCGCCAACCGCCGCTGCAAGCTCTGCATGGTTCACCTCGGCGGCGCCGAACAGATTGTAGGTCTTCCCCGCATGGTCGGCCGGATTCAGCAAAGTGTTCGCGATAACCCGCCCTTGATCTTCAGCGGCAATAGGGGCGTGCCTACCTTCGCCTGCCGGCACTTTCAGCAAATCGTGGTTTGCGATAAGCGGAAGTTGGAATCCGTACATAAGCCATTCCATAAAGAATGTCGGGCGCAAATGCGTTACCGGAATTCCAGCCCAGTCAAATATGCGTTCGCCATACCAATGGGACAGTGCTGCATAGCTAACTGCGTCTGGTCGCGCTGATATTTGAGACATATTAACGATTGAGCGCAACTTGACCTGCTTCGCCGCCTCCGCGAAATAGGCCGAGGCATCGGCCAGTTTTCCATGATGAATGGGGTAGACAAAGTACGCGCCAGTTGCACCGTCAACCGCTCTACGAACTGCCTGCGGATCGAGAAGGTCACCCAGTACCACGTCCACACCCGACGCCTTAAGTTTTTCCGCCCGCTCGTCCTGACTGTGTACCATGGCCCGTACCGCGGCACCTTTTGCCAGCAACTCTGCGATTGCATGCCCGCCGGTTGCGCCGGTAGCACCGGTAATCAAAAACAGTTCGCCACTCATATTTCAGATCCTGATTTGGATTAGTCACTATTTGCGCAGACCGCCGTTAAGAGTAAGCGCGACAGTCTGGAAAATAGGGATTTGCTCGAGGTAAACGTAGCTGGCATGTATGCAGGTATGAGTCGTCCATACTCGCGATGTCTCGCGTCTTAGCTGGAGAACACGTCGCGCGACATCGTCCAAAATTCTCCTGGAAAGAGTTGGCCGCAAAACCCGAGCTGTAATAACTCCAAGGCCCCGCGAGGGCGTTGTTGCGTAAATCGAGCATGAAGACACAACGTCTCCTGTGATCTTAAATTCAAGCAATGCGAACGGACTGAGGGCGTGCAAGTACCGCCATTCGGTTCACGACGCCGACGCGGATCGCCATCTCGGTCGCTTGCGAACCGATGCGGCGCGACCACAGACGATTACCCGTAAGTATCTTAAAGCGGTACATCGTGTTCTCGACGAGCGAACGCCGGTGATAGCCGCTGCGCTTCTTCCATTCGCCTCGACCGTCTCGCACGATGTCTCCGATCGCCTCGTTGCGCCAGCTTGCGCCGGGCGTGCACTCAGGCCA belongs to Burkholderia sp. PAMC 26561 and includes:
- a CDS encoding NmrA family NAD(P)-binding protein — translated: MSGELFLITGATGATGGHAIAELLAKGAAVRAMVHSQDERAEKLKASGVDVVLGDLLDPQAVRRAVDGATGAYFVYPIHHGKLADASAYFAEAAKQVKLRSIVNMSQISARPDAVSYAALSHWYGERIFDWAGIPVTHLRPTFFMEWLMYGFQLPLIANHDLLKVPAGEGRHAPIAAEDQGRVIANTLLNPADHAGKTYNLFGAAEVNHAELAAAVGEALGRKMTYENESFDAFEARLAQVGMTPYFIQHIVNVYRDYNAGVFAGTNDVVQRLTGRAPVTVGEYVKANLSRFQPG
- a CDS encoding efflux transporter outer membrane subunit, which encodes MNRFVSRTPKAIISGWIVSAALAGCAVGPDYVAPKTEMTPFHNNEAVANRQTTLPAPKLDAWWTGFNDPMLEKIVKRALNQNLDLQASIARVAQSRAAAQAAGAALLPTIEANTSYTAEHQSTQSPLGTLASAFPNYSRDQKEYVAGATASWEIDLAGGLRRAHSAARDEEQAAEANQLGTRITVAADAADAYLQIRGLQMRLAVAQNQIETDGHLLELVQARVRAGAATPREVAQAEALLRQARASIPLLRIDLEAQLNRLDVLMGAQSGTYAAELSTNAGAIPDIPAIGASDQPIDVLRRRPDIIAAERHLAATSEEIGVAISDYYPKISLSGALGFDSITSNHFLSAKSFQPIGTGALQWRLFDFGKVDADVKQARGANAEALAQFRQAALKATEDVEDAFITLSQTELRVRELEQEVSALTRARDLSEKAYRAGSITLTDVLDADRQLLGSRDDLDATRADAARAAVRTFRALGGGWDAPEQLATTN
- a CDS encoding efflux RND transporter permease subunit, whose product is MKMTHFFIEHPRFAAVLNIFAVFIGLVSMASLPVAQYPNIVPTTIQISTSYPGASADTIARTVATPIEQSVNGVESMDYITSQSTGNGQLTITIIFKVGTNPDTALLLTRSRVEDVLSRLPQDVQLQGVQVKKTIQALLLGVHVYSPDGSRSTEYLSNYMLKIRDQIARLPGVSDFQMYGERQYAMRIWIDPDKASSYNITASDILSALRAQNAPISAGVLNQPPISSNGAYEINVEALGRLTTPEEFSDVIIKSDPQGRVTRVRDIGRVELGSVDYGSIAYADRYPAAPWFVIATPNANVVQVESAVWDKMAELKKQFPSGVDYIKIYDPTTFVGQSIKEVIKTIVIAILLVVGVVYLFLQSWRSTIIPVVAIPVSLIGTFTILALFGASINNLSLFGLVLAVGIVVDDAIVVVENVERNMALGMTPREAAHQTMNEVSTALIAIALTLCAVFGPAALMPGISGLFFKQFAITIAASTVISCFVSLTLSPALCAILLKEHQKEEKPAGATAIRRFHDAIFGRFNVSFEWLSHRYGQLTGRFVRATTVMLIVYAGLIAATAFQMSRMPTGFIPDQDIGYQAIITLLPPGSSLERTDAVVRAVTDIALKTKGLKHTSPVTGFDVTTGTVAPNVGTIFTALPSLYGEHVKGVNAATMLVALRKRLSVIKDAVVIVINPPPVQGLGAAGGFKLMLEDRAGLGPQALAQAANTLVAAANKDKAFGGVFTLFNAGAPSVYADIDRLKAEKVGLTPSDVFAAMEVYLGSQYVNDFNYLGRTYQVRVQGDQAFRRTPEDLGRLKARNVAGVMVPISTVTTFKQNTMPYRIPRYNLYPAAEVMGSAALGVSSGEAIKRMGELANQVLPNGIAFEWTDLAHQQEEQALSPLVIFAASAIFVFLVLAAQYESWKTPLAIVMIVPMCLLAAAIGLNIRGMPIDILAQIGFVVLVGLAAKNAILIVEFARQRQEEDGVGAEEAATHAAHVRLRPILMTSFAFIFGVAPLAIASGAGAEMRQSLGTTVFFGMLGVTIFGLAFTPAFYAFVRKLGLRTPISAPQRLGTGDVK